A section of the Gemmatimonadaceae bacterium genome encodes:
- a CDS encoding SRPBCC domain-containing protein, with the protein MSQTASPYEAANEIRITRVYDAPVSLVWDAWTKDEHVGQWWGPRGFSLTTHSKDLRPGGTWVYTMHGPDGKDWPNFTRYHEVEPRAKLVYDHGASSADAKPMFRVTATFKDIGGKTELDMRMTLATAEEAAQARAFVKSAGGNGTWDRLAEFLEKQVSHTDVFVINRSFDAPIDRMFDLWTKPEHFARWLPPTGMTMTFHRIDIRSGGEGFYSMRSGDFTLYGKIAYQRIERPHLLAYTQCFTDAEERLSRHPMAPLWPAYMHTTVQLTAEGPSRTRVTIRWQPDQSATPEEIAAFVAERGGMTVGWTGSFDKLEALVAGGEGG; encoded by the coding sequence ATGAGCCAGACCGCTAGCCCCTACGAAGCCGCGAACGAGATTCGCATCACGCGCGTGTACGACGCCCCCGTCTCGCTGGTGTGGGACGCGTGGACCAAGGACGAGCATGTCGGGCAATGGTGGGGGCCGCGAGGCTTCTCCCTAACGACCCACAGCAAGGACCTGCGCCCGGGCGGCACGTGGGTCTACACCATGCACGGCCCCGATGGCAAGGACTGGCCGAACTTCACGCGCTATCACGAAGTGGAGCCGCGCGCGAAGCTGGTGTATGACCATGGTGCGTCGTCGGCGGATGCGAAGCCGATGTTTCGCGTGACGGCCACCTTCAAGGACATTGGCGGCAAGACGGAGTTGGACATGCGCATGACGCTGGCGACGGCCGAAGAGGCGGCGCAGGCGCGCGCCTTCGTGAAGTCCGCCGGTGGCAACGGGACGTGGGATCGTCTCGCCGAGTTCCTCGAGAAGCAGGTGTCGCACACCGACGTGTTCGTGATCAATCGCAGCTTCGACGCGCCGATCGACCGCATGTTCGACCTGTGGACCAAGCCTGAGCACTTCGCCAGGTGGCTGCCGCCGACCGGCATGACGATGACATTCCACCGCATCGACATCCGCAGCGGCGGCGAGGGCTTCTACTCGATGCGCAGTGGCGACTTCACGCTGTACGGCAAGATCGCGTACCAGCGCATCGAGCGGCCGCACCTGCTCGCGTACACGCAATGCTTCACGGATGCAGAGGAGCGGTTGTCGCGTCACCCGATGGCGCCGCTGTGGCCGGCCTACATGCACACAACGGTGCAGCTGACGGCGGAGGGACCGTCACGGACCCGCGTGACGATTCGGTGGCAGCCGGATCAGTCGGCGACGCCGGAGGAGATTGCGGCGTTCGTCGCGGAGCGCGGGGGGATGACCGTGGGGTGGACGGGGTCGTTCGACAAGCTCGAGGCGCTTGTTGCGGGGGGTGAGGGTGGGTGA
- a CDS encoding LysR family transcriptional regulator — MSDELDGMATFVAVADTKGFRAAGERLGMSHSAVSQAVRRLEARLGVALVRRTTRSVHLTEAGERLYHSLRPALDEVRAAAAAVGELGHEPRGTLRLHTSSAALSMMGETLLPTFLATHPHVRLDLTISDAPVDIVAAGFDAGVQLGETIDKDMIAVPVTGDLRMAVVGAPAYFKRRGVPRHPRELVDHECLNWHASTDAPPYRWEFTEKGRAFTVAVPARVLSTGSAINRRLAAAGLGVTMAMDAYIREELASGALVEVLEEFCEPFPGYYLYYPQRQTASRALRALIEHLQQSRKPSRRAKAKR, encoded by the coding sequence ATGAGCGACGAGTTGGATGGCATGGCGACCTTTGTCGCCGTCGCCGACACGAAAGGATTCCGTGCCGCCGGCGAGCGGCTCGGCATGAGCCACTCGGCGGTGAGCCAGGCCGTGCGCCGCCTCGAGGCGCGGCTCGGCGTCGCACTCGTCAGGCGCACCACGCGCAGCGTGCACCTGACGGAGGCCGGCGAGCGGCTGTATCACTCGCTGCGGCCTGCCCTCGACGAGGTGCGCGCCGCCGCCGCTGCGGTGGGGGAGCTGGGGCACGAGCCGCGCGGCACGTTGCGCCTGCACACGTCGAGCGCCGCCCTCTCGATGATGGGCGAGACGCTGCTCCCGACCTTCCTTGCGACGCATCCGCACGTGCGCCTCGACCTCACCATCAGCGACGCTCCCGTCGACATTGTCGCTGCAGGCTTCGACGCTGGCGTGCAGCTCGGCGAGACCATCGACAAGGACATGATCGCCGTCCCCGTCACCGGCGACCTGCGCATGGCCGTCGTCGGCGCGCCGGCGTACTTCAAGCGGCGCGGCGTACCTAGGCATCCACGGGAGCTTGTCGATCACGAGTGCCTCAACTGGCACGCGTCGACCGACGCGCCCCCCTATCGTTGGGAGTTCACGGAGAAAGGGCGCGCCTTCACCGTCGCCGTTCCTGCGCGCGTCCTCTCGACGGGCTCGGCGATCAACCGCCGCCTCGCAGCCGCGGGACTCGGCGTGACGATGGCGATGGACGCGTACATTCGCGAGGAGCTGGCGAGCGGCGCGCTGGTCGAGGTGCTCGAGGAGTTCTGCGAGCCGTTCCCGGGCTACTATCTGTACTATCCGCAGCGACAGACAGCTTCGCGCGCGCTGCGGGCGCTCATCGAGCACCTGCAGCAGTCGCGGAAGCCCAGCCGCCGAGCGAAAGCGAAGCGCTGA
- a CDS encoding TonB-dependent receptor plug domain-containing protein: MPPSLSEARRRTCRMSGGGGPLFMTAHRLKPPSDVASQENPTAMNCPTGYSRLFALTAMALLAACASGGAKGPAGAKGARGAAPSPESSTTVTSADIDRNPSTPIEEVLRGRIAGVTVTRAEDGGLMVRVRGATSFNSSDAPLYVVDGVPLQPSPSGSLQGINPYDIESIKVLKDAASLTLYGSRGANGVVVIKTKRPGRR; this comes from the coding sequence ATGCCGCCCTCGTTGTCCGAGGCCCGCAGGAGGACATGCAGGATGTCTGGGGGTGGTGGCCCGCTCTTCATGACCGCACATCGCCTCAAGCCCCCGTCCGATGTAGCTTCTCAAGAGAACCCAACTGCCATGAATTGCCCAACCGGATACTCACGCCTGTTCGCGTTGACTGCGATGGCCCTGCTTGCGGCGTGCGCCAGCGGTGGCGCAAAAGGGCCAGCGGGTGCAAAGGGGGCGAGAGGCGCTGCGCCGTCACCCGAGTCCAGCACGACGGTGACGTCAGCGGACATCGACCGGAACCCGAGTACGCCGATCGAGGAAGTACTGCGCGGTCGCATCGCCGGCGTCACCGTCACACGAGCTGAGGACGGCGGCCTCATGGTGCGCGTGCGCGGCGCGACTTCCTTCAATAGCAGCGACGCTCCGCTATACGTCGTCGACGGCGTGCCGCTGCAACCATCCCCTAGCGGGAGTTTGCAGGGAATCAATCCGTACGACATCGAGTCGATCAAGGTGCTCAAGGACGCGGCGAGCCTAACGCTTTACGGCTC
- a CDS encoding ATP-binding protein, with protein sequence MRRGGKTSFLHQLRADRIAGGRPRESQLLLGLEDERLIGMNALDLGWAIEEHARQFPSLRESGPLSLYLDEIQTISGWESLLHRLVETKNVEVIVSGSSAKLLSQEIATAARGRLLDVLMHPFSFREALRHAQAEPTAAWHALDSTERVFLEARLRAYLATGGFPEAQGTDVRDRARLLTGYVDTMVLRDVIERHRVTNPIALRALQRHLLAAPGGSFTVHKFYNFLKSQGVPIAKDTLHAYLDNLRDAFLVRVIDMHSASEKQRMVNPRKAYPIDPGLIPLYEHPGRANRGRALETAVLLELERREYAVTWLRVDDDREVDFFARRPGEPPLLVQVCMDTADDGTWEREVRALEMASAMYPDAEALLVTQDQSPPTRSLPGALRWYSATQWLLD encoded by the coding sequence GTGAGACGCGGAGGAAAGACCTCGTTCCTGCACCAACTCCGGGCCGACCGCATAGCGGGCGGGCGCCCTCGGGAGTCGCAACTCCTGCTGGGACTCGAGGACGAACGCCTGATCGGAATGAATGCGCTCGACCTGGGGTGGGCGATAGAAGAGCACGCGCGACAATTCCCGAGTCTTCGCGAGAGCGGTCCTCTCTCGCTGTACCTCGATGAGATACAGACGATCAGCGGCTGGGAATCTCTCCTCCATCGCCTCGTGGAGACGAAGAACGTCGAGGTGATCGTCTCCGGATCGTCTGCGAAGCTGCTGAGCCAGGAGATCGCCACGGCGGCTCGGGGACGGCTACTCGACGTGCTGATGCATCCCTTCTCCTTCCGCGAAGCGCTGCGACACGCGCAGGCGGAGCCAACGGCGGCGTGGCACGCGCTCGACTCGACGGAACGGGTCTTCCTGGAAGCGCGACTTCGCGCCTACCTCGCGACCGGTGGCTTTCCTGAAGCGCAGGGAACAGACGTTCGGGACCGCGCGCGGCTGCTGACGGGATACGTCGACACGATGGTGCTCCGCGATGTCATTGAGCGCCATCGCGTCACGAATCCGATCGCACTGCGGGCACTCCAGAGGCACCTGCTCGCCGCACCGGGGGGGAGCTTCACGGTGCACAAGTTCTACAACTTCCTGAAGTCGCAAGGAGTACCGATCGCAAAAGACACGCTCCATGCGTATCTCGACAACCTACGGGATGCATTCCTCGTGCGCGTGATCGACATGCACAGCGCGTCGGAGAAGCAGCGGATGGTGAATCCGCGGAAGGCATACCCAATCGACCCAGGGCTCATTCCGCTGTATGAACATCCTGGGCGTGCGAACCGAGGGCGCGCGCTCGAGACGGCGGTGCTGTTGGAGCTGGAACGACGCGAGTATGCCGTGACCTGGCTCAGGGTCGACGACGATCGCGAGGTGGACTTCTTCGCCAGACGCCCAGGTGAGCCGCCGCTCCTCGTGCAAGTGTGCATGGACACCGCGGACGACGGCACATGGGAGCGAGAGGTGCGGGCGCTCGAAATGGCGTCGGCGATGTACCCGGACGCCGAGGCACTCCTCGTCACGCAAGACCAGTCGCCGCCGACGCGGAGCCTACCGGGAGCGCTGCGGTGGTATTCCGCGACGCAGTGGCTGCTGGACTAG
- a CDS encoding winged helix-turn-helix transcriptional regulator codes for MVDTLSLTFSALADPTRRAILARLREGDASVGQLAEPFLGRMTLPAVTKHLKVLERAGLVTKGREAQWRPCTLNSAPLRDVDTWMHEYRAHMEASLDRLGDYLKTLTTPTPPTPPTPPDPSHEPDR; via the coding sequence ATGGTCGACACGCTGTCCCTCACCTTCTCGGCGCTGGCCGATCCGACCCGGCGGGCGATCCTCGCCCGATTGCGGGAGGGGGACGCCAGCGTCGGGCAGCTCGCCGAGCCGTTCCTGGGGCGCATGACGCTCCCGGCCGTGACCAAGCACCTCAAGGTGCTGGAGCGGGCGGGGCTCGTCACCAAGGGGCGGGAGGCGCAGTGGCGCCCCTGCACGCTCAACTCGGCGCCGCTCCGCGACGTGGACACGTGGATGCATGAGTATCGCGCGCACATGGAAGCGAGCCTCGACCGACTGGGTGACTACCTCAAGACGCTCACGACGCCCACCCCGCCCACCCCGCCCACCCCTCCGGACCCCTCCCATGAGCCAGACCGCTAG
- a CDS encoding aldo/keto reductase — MATVVPNVTLNNGVELPSLGLGVFQSPPAETAAAVEAALRTGYRLIDTAAAYANEREVGEGIRRAGLARDDVFIETKVWISDYGYDTALHAFDKSARKLGVEQLDLLLLHQPLPSAFDRTLAAYRALETLLADGRVRAIGVSNFMPDHLERLLVVAKVVPAVNQIEVHPYFQQATLQRMHAAHGITTQAWSPIGGITSYRGMEKRSFDDPTLLAIARQYGKSATQVMLRWHVQEGRSAIPKSVRPARIAENFDVFDFTLTSEQIAAIDSLETGVRGGPEPDSITLEAYGRPIPEA, encoded by the coding sequence ATGGCCACCGTCGTCCCGAACGTCACCCTGAACAACGGCGTCGAGCTCCCCTCGCTCGGGCTCGGCGTCTTCCAGAGTCCGCCGGCGGAGACCGCCGCCGCGGTCGAAGCGGCGCTCCGCACCGGCTACCGCCTCATCGATACCGCGGCCGCGTACGCCAACGAGCGCGAGGTAGGTGAGGGGATCCGGCGCGCGGGCCTCGCACGCGACGACGTCTTCATCGAGACGAAGGTCTGGATCAGCGACTACGGCTACGATACCGCGCTCCACGCCTTCGACAAGAGCGCGCGCAAGCTGGGCGTCGAACAGCTCGATCTCCTCCTCCTGCACCAACCGCTCCCTTCGGCGTTCGACCGCACGCTCGCGGCGTATCGCGCGCTCGAGACGTTGCTCGCCGACGGCCGCGTGCGCGCCATCGGCGTGAGCAACTTCATGCCCGATCACTTGGAGCGCCTGCTCGTCGTGGCGAAGGTCGTCCCGGCGGTGAACCAGATCGAAGTGCACCCCTACTTCCAGCAGGCGACGCTGCAACGCATGCACGCCGCGCACGGGATCACGACGCAGGCCTGGTCGCCCATCGGCGGCATCACGTCGTACCGGGGGATGGAGAAGCGCAGCTTCGACGATCCGACGCTGCTCGCGATTGCGCGGCAGTATGGCAAGTCGGCTACGCAGGTCATGCTGCGCTGGCACGTGCAGGAGGGGCGCTCGGCGATCCCGAAGTCGGTCCGGCCCGCGCGCATCGCCGAGAACTTCGACGTCTTCGACTTCACTTTGACGAGCGAACAGATCGCGGCCATCGATTCGCTGGAGACTGGCGTGCGCGGCGGACCCGAACCGGACTCGATCACGCTCGAGGCGTACGGCCGGCCGATCCCTGAAGCATGA
- a CDS encoding DUF2442 domain-containing protein, which translates to MPPRRTLAFAVWSDVELRFVFADGREGSAPLEWFPRLRDAAPVAQRSYRLIGGGIGVHRPELDEDISVAGLLAIH; encoded by the coding sequence GTGCCACCTCGGCGTACGTTGGCGTTCGCGGTGTGGAGCGACGTCGAGCTCCGATTCGTGTTCGCCGATGGGCGTGAGGGCAGCGCGCCGCTCGAATGGTTCCCGCGGCTGCGCGACGCGGCCCCGGTAGCGCAGCGGAGCTACCGCCTGATCGGGGGCGGGATCGGGGTGCATCGGCCGGAGCTCGACGAGGACATCTCGGTCGCGGGGCTGCTGGCGATACACTGA